GTACGTATCAAGGTTAGGACACTCAAGAAGACTGGAACCATTGAAGCAACTGGTTTTAACTTCTGACTTCTGACTTCTGACTTCTGACTTTTGCTATATAGGGTGGGTTGACGAAGGACTAGAAATGACCATTAAATTTGTCAAAGAAAACAAAGAAGTAATTATCGCTAATGGAGCTAATCTACGGCAAAAAGGTTTAGAAAACGGGATTGATATCTATACCTTGAAAGGTAAAGTGATGAATTGTGGCGGTTACGGTCAATGTGGCTTGTGTGTGGTCGAAATTACCGAAGGAATGGACAATTTATCGCCTCGTACTGATGTAGAGAATCGCAAACTGCGAAAAAAACCGACTACTTATCGCCTAGCTTGTCAAACTTTAGTCAATGGATCGGTAAGTGTTAAGACTAAGCCTTAAGCAGTCGTTATGTATAGAATCGATGTGAATGATATTCTAATGGTTGTCGATCGCTACTCTTAGAGGTGCTGATTATATGCAAGTTAACGATTTAGGTTTCGTTGCTAGTCTGCTGTTTGTCCTAGTTCCTGCCGTATTCCTCTTGATTCTATACATTCAAACCGCTAGTCGCCAAAGTGGCAAAAATTAGTTGACTGACTTTTGTGCTATTTTCCCCGCTATGGTGATACATACTGTAGCGGGGAATTGCGATCGCACCTTTTCTACAAGTAAATCGATAGTAACCAAACTATGCTGAAGTAGGTTCTACTGGCTTCCAACTGCCCCCAAACTCAAGAAACAGGATTATAATTAGATAATAA
This genomic stretch from Merismopedia glauca CCAP 1448/3 harbors:
- a CDS encoding 2Fe-2S iron-sulfur cluster-binding protein, with the translated sequence MTIKFVKENKEVIIANGANLRQKGLENGIDIYTLKGKVMNCGGYGQCGLCVVEITEGMDNLSPRTDVENRKLRKKPTTYRLACQTLVNGSVSVKTKP
- the psbM gene encoding photosystem II reaction center protein PsbM; translated protein: MQVNDLGFVASLLFVLVPAVFLLILYIQTASRQSGKN